The genomic region TCCCGGGATCAGCTGAGCCGGAGGCTCAGTGGGTCTCGGGGCGGAGGACCTTGGTCCGGAGGACCGACTCGTTCAGGTTCATCTGGCGGTCGAGCTCCTTGACGATCGCGGGCTCAGCCTGCAGATCGATGACCGAGTAGATGCCCTCGGGCTTCTTCTTGATCTCGTACGAGAGACGACGACGGCCCCAGGTGTCGACCTTCTCGACCTTTCCGTTGCCCTCACGGACGACGGAGAGGAAGTTCTCGATCAGAGGGGCGACAGCGCGCTCCTCCAGATCGGGGTCGAGGATGACCATCACTTCGT from Streptomyces sp. NBC_00878 harbors:
- the rpsF gene encoding 30S ribosomal protein S6 codes for the protein MRHYEVMVILDPDLEERAVAPLIENFLSVVREGNGKVEKVDTWGRRRLSYEIKKKPEGIYSVIDLQAEPAIVKELDRQMNLNESVLRTKVLRPETH